A genomic region of Papaver somniferum cultivar HN1 chromosome 7, ASM357369v1, whole genome shotgun sequence contains the following coding sequences:
- the LOC113292917 gene encoding uncharacterized protein LOC113292917 has product MASSNFRKRWVRPEVYPLLVPMVTVVGLVSMQLIRNITTNPEVRVTKENRAAGILENFEEGEKYAEHRFRKFIRDRRPEIMPSVNNFFTDPKF; this is encoded by the exons ATGGCTTCTTCAAACTTCAGGAAGAGATGGGTGAGACCTGAG gtgtaCCCACTTTTGGTACCAATGGTTACTGTTGTTGGACTAGTATCCATGCAGTTGATCAGAAACATCACCACCAATCCAGAAGTCAG aGTTACCAAAGAGAATAGAGCTGCAGGAATTCTTGAAAATTTCGAAGAGGGAGAGAAATATGCCGAACATAGATTCAGAAAATTCATCCGAGATCGTCGTCCTGAGATCATGCCTTCTGTCAACAACTTCTTCACAGATCCTAAATTCTAA